Proteins encoded together in one Carya illinoinensis cultivar Pawnee chromosome 3, C.illinoinensisPawnee_v1, whole genome shotgun sequence window:
- the LOC122304536 gene encoding uncharacterized protein LOC122304536: METKCNRNKVESIRNKIGYQHSFVIESRGLSGGICFLWKDHVEVELLTYTQHHISLKVSAEGEQSPYLLTGFYGFPDAARRAASWELLRAIKPSVNLPWICIGDFNEILHSYEKFGAADRPFRMMEDFRTAMEDCALREVPFQGDFFTWSNKREGDSFTKEKLDRALGNQAWFDCFPDCHISTLAAQCSDHAPILLLLSCENLTRASGSRPFRYEASWFLRDGCEEVIKRAWGNTLLQHSRIKESMQGLKRCSEELTQWSKATSQSTKHVIQSKRNQIKQLQSTNRGDRNAEIYQLKREVDTLMEEEDLRWKQRAKQQWLKEGDRNTKIFHKCASQRRKSCIYFHSACQL, from the exons atggaaacaaagtgtaACAGGAATAAGGTGGAAagtattagaaataaaattggcTACCAGCACAGTTTTGTTATTGAGAGTAGGGGTTTAAGTGGTGGGATCTGTTTCTTGTGGAAAGATCATGTGGAGGTGGAGTTATTGACTTATACTCAGCATCATATCTCATTAAAGGTGTCTGCTGAGGGTGAACAAAGTCCTTATTTACTAACAGGATTTTATGGATTTCCTGATGCTGCTCGAAGGGCTGCTAGTTGGGAGCTTCTCAGGGCCATAAAGCCTTCTGTTAATTTGCCCTGGATTTGtattggggattttaatgaaatccttCATAGTTATGAAAAATTTGGTGCAGCAGACAGGCCTTTCAGAATGATGGAGGATTTTAGAACTGCAATGGAAGATTGTGCTTTGAGGGAAGTTCCATTCCAAGGTGATTTCTTCACGTGGAGTAATAAAAGAGAAGGGGATtcttttactaaagaaaaactGGATAGGGCATTAGGTAATCAAGCTTGGTTTGATTGCTTTCCTGATTGTCATATATCAACTCTTGCAGCTCAATGCTCAGATCATGCACCTATTCTCCTTTTATTGAGTTGTGAAAATTTAACTAGAGCTTCTGGTTCAAGGCCATTCAGATATGAAGCTAGTTGGTTTTTAAGGGATGGCTGTGAGGAAGTGATTAAAAGAGCATGGGGCAACACATTACTTCAGCATTCAAGGATAAAAGAATCTATGCAAGGCTTGAAAAGGTGCAGTGAGGAACTGACCCAGTGGAGTAAGGCTACTAGCCAAAGTACTAAGCATGTGATCCAGTCCAAAAGAAACCAAATCAAACAGTTGCAAAGTACTAATAGAGGAGACAGGAATGCAGAGATTTATCAACTCAAGAGGGAAGTTGACACATTAATGGAAGAAGAGGACTTAAGATGGAAGCAAAGGGCAAAGCAACAGTGGCTGAAAGAGGGGGACAGAAATACAAAAATTTTTCACAAATGTGCTTCCCAGCGAAGGAAA TCATGTATTTACTTCCACAGTGCCTGCCAACTTTGA